The Bradysia coprophila strain Holo2 chromosome III, BU_Bcop_v1, whole genome shotgun sequence region CTGTATTAGCCCGAAACCAATTAATATGATGCAAATGATGAACAAATGCAGATTATCAAAGATTGCGAAtcttctaaaaaaattgtatagcGCATACAATACAATGACTCTGacagcaatttaaaaaatggcTTCTGGCCACATACTTTTTTGAGGGTTtacaaatttaagtttttgtttttaaagaaaatcttcaattGAGGAAATTCGTTCCCAATATCGGAACGAATCTAGCAAAGTGTGTGTTcatttcttagaatttgtccagttttttttttaagaatttttatttcggcAAGTAACTATAAACACGAAATTTTACTGACCGAACGAACACTATCAGTGTTCagttcatataaatattgatgaggttatgtctctaggtattaaatttgacagaaatttgacaattcgtgcGAACTTGGAACAACCTAGATGATATAAGAGGGAGATATATAGATTATACGAGTTGAAATTATCAGTTTAACAACATGATTATTGAAAACTACAACGTATTTAAGatacaaaactaattttcaaaaacaatactCATGTTACGATTAACGACTTTAAcgacgattttcttcgttaaaccatACTCGACTAAGTTCAAggtggatgtgatttgggtgtgaaattgagtgggaaatgcttttttcaaagattttctttttgtaaaatcttttcaatttggcaatattttggaaatgcCCAATGTACCAGTTTcctattttttgtatttctgctgatatttgacaaaaaatcgcgaaaaaatCGATTATTCCCTTCCTTAATAAGGAATCCttattatacctagagaggaaatttgtacgacgaaatgtgatcccaacatcagtttgtataagatacacatttcgtataattttacaccaatataTGTATGCGTTGACGCTTTttcgcttttgatagttcaattttCTGTGGCGCCAACTAGGTTTCTGAAACTTTATATgatgatttcaaaaataaaatctaaaaataaaattaaggtTTGTTTGCGATTGTTGCGTAACTGATAATGTATATTGAGCAGACTAAAACGTGCTActcaaattttaaagaaaatgtaagtGTATTACAGTGAAAGAAGAAGATTAAGATTGATGTAAAGTAGGGAACTACGATGTAAAGGGTTTTTTTAATAGCAGTTTgctaaataaacgaaattattattattatttttgcattttttgctTTCCACCGAATTTCTAATAATAAGTCAAGATAAAGTAGAAAGAAGAAGTTGCCATGTTTTtatgttacaaaaataataCACCCAGCTCAGAATATTTAGAAACATTCATGCGACTCTCTGTTTTTCTTAGTTCCACATGTTCATAACGTTTCATATGTTAGTGTTATTTGGTTTATACTCGGATTTACCGCTTATACACGCACACGTAGAGTGAGACAACTAGCGTAATGTACACAGAGTGTATGTGTGCAATATATTGATAGAAGTGTGGAACTGTtggaacttaaaaaaaacaaccaaacaCATGAATTTCTTACTATCTATTCTGCGATTAGTGTATGTAAAGTTCGAgtgttaatttattttaaaataatgtttcccgaaataagcaaaaaaaaatcattatgtgaagcaaggttctgaaagaacaggttaagacgctttcgagttgatcacgaaggcggtgtgatcaaaaatttcctgtagcgccaattaggtttggaaaattttaaatgacgatttcaacttaacaaaaaaaaattgttttcaagttgacttttgaaacaatatacatgtctgaattgtcaagatttgtgtttcacccgccttcgtaagtgtcttaacctgttctttcagaaactTGATGTGAAGATGATATGAAACATCTAGAACGTCATCACCAAAAACTTTGCATTGTAAACGTCGAAAGAGTGAAGTACGCGCTGTAAAATTGAAAGAGGCGTTACCGCTACAACAGTGAACCTATTCTCACTTATCAAGTCAaatccaaaataaaaaaaagaactttaaGGAAAAGTGTCATAAAGGCAGCAGAaatcgttttactaaaatttgtgcataaattcattgaaaaagaaGTTGTTATCTGAAGTGCATTTTATAGTTTAGCTAGAGTAAAACATACAAATCGAGTCAAAATGGTTGTAAAAGTATATATAAGCGGAATGTCCGGAAACAAagaggtgatttttttttggtcgaaCACTGCCCAgcaattttacattattttattgaaacagTTTGCATAATAGCAAAAGCCGTATGATTTTTCACGAAAACTCTAATTTATCGGTATTCATTTTAGTGAATCGTTTTAGTGACGGTATTTGGGTGTAATTGATCCCTTTAAACACTTGTTTTTACCATTATTCCGataagataaaaaaatttctccttGACATTTCCGCATCGTTCACCGAACCGATGATTgcaaccttttttttcttattagaAACTACCAAATATGGTCAAAAACAagtgttttcatttattagaaggttgtttttgttattgtcgCAGTGATTTCTCTTCCTtagtcgaaatttaattttattcgcagTGAACTATTGAAAATCCGTCTCCCTTTCTGCGATTTATTAATAGGAAATCGGCTCAtaaacaaaacatattttaagaATTCTTTGACAACAAAGCTGattattaatttgatttgCTTTATGTCGATTGCAAGAGATGGTTTCTTAAGGTCCTCGAAAGAGTCCACCTGAATGACAATTCCACGCAACTATACCCGAAAGACGAGTAATAACATCCCTTTAACATTCCATTTTACTTCTACCTAGTCCGTCTCGCTAAAGTGTTTCGTAAAGGAATAAATAATAATCGCTGCGATTCGATCTTGTTTTCCGTTTCTCGTTAAttgattcgaaaatatttcaatataaaGAGAGTGATGCGCATCGTCAGATATAACTTTAGATACATACATCACTACAATTACTGCGGTATGTACATGTTAGCAATTCTCGTTGTGGTGGTGTCATTGATCATTCTTAGAACATCATCGCTGCGATGATGATTATTATTgtagttttttgtttatattgtaAACATAGCCAGACTTTCTTTCACATCAGTTCATGTTAAATCACCTGTGGTTTTCTAATTCACATCCTTGACTAAGACTCAAGTATAAACTCCTACACAAATTGAAACAATATTTGCAGGGAAGACAGtttatggaaatattttaaattagaaattattagACTGATTGCATGCAACCCTAGCGCGATGTCATTAGATCTGTTagttcttttgttaaaaaagcGATAGACTCATCAACACTTGTATGTATAAATGTTTCTGAATTGTTACTGCATTTTGACATGCCTAAGATGTCGTTTGTCACTCAAATAATGGTTTGAAACCACTGGTTTGAGTTGACcaatattgaagtaaaaacaaaattcaattttctcaaattgaTAGCTTAATCGATATACTGCCGGaaacattattattttaaGCTTATCGCGTAAAGCGTCTATCTTCGATCGGTAATTGCCTTGTTTTGTTATGTGGGGGAGTATTGACtcacacacaatttttaatgattcaCCGGTTGTTAAGCTTTATCAGTGTCgacgaatttaattaaaatcaatttgaatcaTATAGTCTTGCCCGAGCGACAAATTCGCAAAATAAAGATACGTATCGTGgtatccattaaaaaaaaatcagtccAGTACGTGTCATATTCGTCATCTCTACGATCAGGATGATTTTAAACTTTAATGGGACGGTTCAGGAGCGCTAATATAATTTTACTCGATGGTCTCTTTAAATGCAACGAAACTGACACGTCTAATGAATTTTTAGGTCAAAAAACGACAACAGCGTGTCCTCATGATACTCGACAGCAAAAGCATAAAATATGACATTATCGATATCACCGAGCCGGGCAAAGAGACCGAAAAGGAAATGATGCAAGAAAAATCAACGCACAAAGGTGGAACCGTCAGCGATCCAAATCCCCGTCATGCCTTACCGCCAcaagtaaaaagaaaagaaaaaacaatttttgcatctcattaatcaaaattcgtaaaaaatgatttattcacCTCGATTCGTGTTTGGCATCGTTTCAGCTATTTTATGACGATGAATACTGTGGCGATTACGATGAATTCGATTTGGCCAATGAAATCGACAAATTGGaagtgtttttgaaaatggcaCCCGAAGAAATTGAATCTGTATCAACTGCCCAGATCGAATTGAGTACTGCGAAGAAGGAGAATGGCGACGCGGACGAGAATAAAGAAAACGATTCTGAGAACAAAGAggtttgattttgatgaattttcgtcgattttattatttttggaagGTTTTGCCCCTTTTATtaacctttttttaaaaacaaaatgaatgaaaatgaatctTAAGTATGAACATTCCaaacattttcgtatttttacattttaatttcgtttaacTGATAAATCCTTTATTAATGGCTTGAAGCTTatctaattattattattattatgacaCCTAATATTGTTTGtcaattttgcttgatttttatttttctgtttaaataACAAACCGTTGCATTGTGAAACGGTGCAAAGTATTTGTACAATTCAAATCGTAGAGTTGATTATAAAATTCTTGTAGAAAAATAGCCggtttttgttcttttaattttaagtcAATCATTTTCCTTAATAAAAATGCCTTCCGCAGTGACAGTCTTCCGTTTCCTTTTTAACTGCATATTTGTGTACCGATTTAAGTCTTGACTTCCTCCGTTTACTCTttgaacaatagaaaagaggCGTGGTGTAGCTGAACGGAGGCAAAAaggagtgtttttttttgtaagtggaaatcaagccttagtTAGACGAGAACATGTTTTCTGCCGTTTTTCGAGCAAACATTTCCGATGCAgatgaaaaaggaaaaacgaaaatcaattcgtaaattgacgattttgactgattttcaaagattttttttgtgccgGGATTTGATTCTTTATTCgttttggtaattttattttaaagcaCTTCGTTTCTTAAAACCATCTCCTTCATCGAagttaattacaaaaataaaaccttCAAAAACAATGAATGTTCTCGtctaattatttattcaaatcggTTACTGACAATTAATTAACTTACTCTGATAAAAAGCTATGCTAACACACCATAAATAACATTCCTTTCATTGtgaaacaattattttcaaccACCTGATCGATGCAATAAATTCAGTGTGCGATTTTATGTGTAAACATTCATTCACACagtaattttgaattaaattgattggattcattcgatttttttaaaatgatatTCCACCTTATATACGCACTGTAGTATACACGTATGTAATCTAAAAGTGAACGGCTATgaaaaaaagtagaaaatttcgTATCAATTATAAAGCAAATTATCTTTTCGATTTCGAGTGATGTGATT contains the following coding sequences:
- the LOC119075016 gene encoding SH3 domain-binding glutamic acid-rich protein homolog isoform X3, translating into MVVKVYISGMSGNKEVKKRQQRVLMILDSKSIKYDIIDITEPGKETEKEMMQEKSTHKGGTVSDPNPRHALPPQLFYDDEYCGDYDEFDLANEIDKLEVFLKMAPEEIESVSTAQIELSTAKKENGDADENKENDSENKEEAKSTNGHTAEDTALTDSEKLIQSEQDAA